Part of the Quercus robur chromosome 5, dhQueRobu3.1, whole genome shotgun sequence genome, GGAGGAAATTTTGAATGAATGAATCAGGCATTGATATTTGGTGTGCACCATCTAGCTAGTTTGGTAACTGCCTAAGAAGTTTTGGTGGGAGAGAGTCATTGGGTTGAAGTTAAATTGAGTTCATGTTAGGGAGGTTATGTTAAAAGCTATTTTGTATCCTAGTGTTaagttaaattgattttaattaaatattggtATGATCAAGGATTTATATGTGAATGGTACAGAACAATATGCAAAGGCTTTGGTTCTCAAGGTTCAGCAGCTCTCTTCATTTGCTGATGCATGTGCTTTGCAATTGCAGGCAATTAGGTGCATCATATAAcaaccataataataataaaataaaataaaaggctcAGGAGTGGTTTCTGTCATTAAATTAACAGTAACAGAAATTGTGAATGTCCAACCAGAAGTGTTTACTTACAAAAACCAATGGAAACAGAAATAAGCAAATACATAAGCAAAATATTTAGAAATAAgcaaatgcctttttttttttttttttttaaagaataagaaaatacCCAGCACAATATGTAGAAATGAGCAAATACTACCTAAGCAGAATATGTTTCCAATGGAGCTGGTCTTCGAGCACCCCCTTGCTCCCCTGGCCTTTTCCCCCTGTACAGCATCCATCAATtgaaatatttgttttattcctttttttctgCTTATAGTGTTTGAGTAATTAATCTAAATTATATGATTCATAGTTTTAATATGTTACAAATGCATAGCTTTTCTGGTTATTGTCCTTTGTCACTACAAACATAGAGCAGAGAGCAGAAGAAGTGAGCTAGTTAGGGCTGTTTAGTGATAAGTTGTGAccctaatttcattttttttaccttataGGGATGAGGTTATGACTTTAGGTAAGGTGAAGAGTTGGTTGGGGCTGAGGGTAAAATTGGGTTTGAGTGCCCAAGCTAGAAAGCTTTAGAGTTTCTCTATCATTTTGCTTCACAATGTTTGAATTCTTAAAGGTATTTTCTTATGGATATATTTAAAtgcatattagttttttttaataaggttcagagaaaagtttttttttaacccaataTGGATGTTTAAGGGGAGATTTTCAAATCTTGGGCATGGACTGGGTTTGTGCAGCCTTGGTCCCAGCAGGATAACAGGTAGTATCACAACTCACCAGTCCTTACATCCTTTACTATTCTATGCCACCTTTAGTCATGATATCCCTTCCTCTCTCTAGATTGCCTTTCCTTTTGAGTGTTAAATATTCTAATGAGCTATGAGAAAAAGTTACGTATATTTTCCATGGAAGTTTATTCATATGCATAACTATGTGAAGAAAATGATGTGGTAGTTTTTGTTGGTAAGTAAAGGACCTAGAGGTGTCAACTTCATTCTCTGGATGCTTCTCCAGTCCAATGATTTCTGTAGTGTCACTATACTTCTGTTGTGGATCATGCTCAATTGGCCATATTAGTGTGTACAATAAAAAATGTGCTTAATATATTTATCCACCCTTTCTGTGAAATAACAATGAGGCCACCTGATGTTTAATTGATAGCTCACAAACAAATACTTCTGCTTCCTTAAGccatttaaatttgaatatgaAGATTGGAGAAActgttaaaatttgtgtgtatatTAAGTGTTGGATGATTTGCTAATTTAGGATATTCCTGTTGACTTTTACATTCTCAGGAAACATGGTGATACACTGATACTTGTAATGAAACTTTAGCACTAACTGCTAAGTGATGGATGTAActctcttttgttgtttttctcctctttcctatctttataaatatatttgcttgctaacataaaagaaatcaaaagaggGAAATGCACAAAACCTGATTTTTCAgttattttcttgattattgTATCTTGCACTTTGTGTATATATTCTCTGCTATTTGTTTTTGCATATATAACTTTAGTCAATTTACTATGCCTTGATGTTCAAGATTTTGACTCTTGCTTGTTTCTCTGTAATGTGATCAGTCTTTCAGTTGCAATCAAGGGAGGGCATACCTTTTCAGCAATGTGTAAGTTTTATAGTTTGTTCATTATTGTCATGCCCCGAACCCAAGTAAGAGTTAGGCACATGACAACAGCCACACACTCATACGCACATCCTAGCGGAAGCCTAAAAACATGTTACTGTTCCTGATCAAAATCTGAAAGGAGAAAGAgggggtgagttgacaactcaataagtaaccaaagtcTTAAAAAGTTCTATCAAGCAAATAGATctgtaaaataataagttgtatATAGACCAAATATTTtaaatcttacaaatatatcataagATGAATtagaaattaatcaattttcCATATATATCAAAGCTATAATttacaataggttccaaaaacacataagcaGTTTCAAGGACTttaaacaattcaaatattcaatataattcatattcttaacaatctttaTGACTATGGTCACACTATATCCCTGTGACTGTGCATTAGATTCAGATGAAACTagttttatgctaaaatatatCCTCCATTAGCTGGGTCTAGAAACACGATATACTCATGATGCTCTAGATAGAACTAGTTtcagtaccaatgaataactccCATTGGCTGGATATcaaagtaccaatgaataacccctaTTGACTAGGTATCAGAGTCAAAACATAGTCAGATTgtctaaaatcatatatatcaaatcatagttcaaacaaaaatatattccattcaaatacatatatatatatatataattatatattcagtaattaaaatatatttgtgattattctttattttttactttaaatcaatgtAGCTAAAACAATTAGATAAAATTGTGACAATTGTAAACAAATTTCAGtagttaaaatataataacataagcaaaataaaaccaattaggataaggttacttaccgCAGTTAGCTCACCATAAAAGAACTTCTCCCTAACACTTCctctaaaatccttagatatCACCTCAATTGTGTAGTCAAACCTTCTCTACTTGAATATTTTGGATGGTCTTTTCTCTCAAAATATCTGTCATTATATGCTGACTTAAATTAGATTATATATAACTAGGGTTTtaaccttattttctaaaaacctccttagtaatattaattataaaattgaccccataaacaaatttactaaaatactccttttaaatctttttttttttttttctcgggtATTACAATTATCGTGCTTTTATGTTATTTGTGACTGCATTATTGGGCTTACGTGTAGTGACTGCATTATTGGGCTTACATGTAGAGTAATGAATTCCAGAAAATAGAAGATTTACATGACAAATCGCAGTTTCATTTTACATTTATAGTTGGTCTGTCTCTGTCAAATCACATGATCAATTATACATCTAGATCTCTTTCTTGATTTTAAGCCAGTTCCTGAGCAGTCTTCCTTATCTGATTATAAATCACACAGCATTGGTGCCCAAATAACAGCTTCTAATAAGAGGTTACTTTTTCCCTTTTCAAATCAAGTgccattttttttggggggggggggaggaggggGGGAAGGGTGAACTGATTTAGTCTCTTTTTCCAAACATGACATTAGCTTCTAATTGTGGCCATTTGCTCTATTCCAATTCTGCCACCAGTGGAGTACTCTCTCCTCCTATTCTCATgaaattccccccccccccccccccccgctccttttttttaaatcccatCAGACtttatatttacaattttacatcCTCTTTGAGGTACTAATTGGTCTGATATCTTTTCCCCCATTTTTGCTGGGTTTTGTATTTGTCATTTGTTTGATCACTTTTTGTCTTTGAATCTTTTGCCGCTTCTCCATTGGAACCTTATCAATTTAGTTCCCCCACCCCGCACCCCTCTCCCCCTTCTGTTTTAAAAAtcagacaaaataaaaatttgcataACAAGGCATGAGGATTGAAAGAATTGGTACATTGCATAGGGGCTAGAGCTTGAGGGTGTAGGCCTGTATTAGAGATGTGATGGACCTAGAACAAGATCTTAAAAATCTTATATGCATAtcctttcttttcaatttttttttttttgttgctggTCTATCCCCAAATTCATTAGGGGAGAAATATGGGATATTACCGTTTTGTCTGTCTTTTTAGCCAATTGCCCTTCCAAGTAAAAAGGACAATTTGGTGAAAATAGGGTGGGCAGAATGCTAACCTTCATATGTTGGGTATAATCTATTCAAATCTCAATGACATGATCTTTGTTGTAATTGTGGTCAGTTTGCGATTAGAAATCTGTCTTGTGATTCAAAACTCGTAACTGTCTTAACAAAATAAGATATTATGGTTCTTGTCTTTTTAGGACATGAAGAAATCTGATTGCATGTTGTAGTCCTTAATAATTTCTAATCTATGGAGGTTTCATACAGGGTAAATATAACTCTTGGACGTCAAGAAGAGAGGATGATGCTTTCTGGTATGCATACTGTAGAAGATATATTTTGCTGCAGCTGTGGACAATATCTTGGTTGGAAATATGTAAGCTTCCTTCTTCGTAGATCAATATGTTTTTCCTAGGATAAGTGCATTGTTtgtttctattgaaaatatttattgataaaaatctCATCAGCTAATTATATAGTTTTCTCGTAACAAATTTTAGAGACGTAATAAGTTCTTTATAAGTTAAATATTCCAATTTCTGCTGAATGGAATGGAGATTTGAAGGGgtgtgttcttcttcttcattttaaattatCTTCCATTGGAATGAATAAATAACCAGTGAGTCATGCTCTTGTAACCCAGAAAATCGTAATATTTAGATATGGTCCTTTTAGACTTTTCCTAAGCAGGCAATAAACAATGAGGGTTTTAATTGGTTTGATATgtaataaataaacatttttctTACCACCTAGAAAATTATGACAGTCCATCTAGAAGGCATTCTTTATTGAAATCAGCAATCCGCTATCATCAGCTGCTGCACTGAACCCCGTGGCCACTTCACCTAGAACAGTCAGATTGTGTGCCACACATTTCTTTGGTGTATGTGTGGGGGTTCCAAATTTTAGTTTCCTACTTCACAAACTGAATTTTACCTTTCTTTTACAAATTACAATCCAAAAACATGACATTTTGGTAAATGGAAAACAATGCGACTGATGCTAATTTTTATATTCCATTAGGTAACGGTGCATGAGAAGAGCCAAAAGTACAAAGAAGGGAAGTTTGTTCTTGAAAGGTGGAGTTTCTACAGCTCTCTGtatctttcaaattttgaatctAAATCTAAAATCTTATACATGTGAGCATCTGTGTGACAGATGGAGGATAGTTGACGAGGTCACTGAGGAATTCAATTTGGATACCCGCCCTAGTTCAAGTGACGCAGAAAATGCTTAGAaagtttctgggttttttttccccttattagaacttcaataataataataatatatggtctgtttggataccgcatattttgttgaaactgaaaacttattgttgaaagtattatacataaaggtaaaaattaattgaaatagtacgGTGAGgctcataaatagtatcaaaaagtacaatggggtctatgaataatagcaaaaataagctgaatagtaaaataattttaatttttcatctctatCCAAATGGAGGCATATTAATATATGCTTCCGGAGTCTCACTGGCAAGATTCATATGAAGCAGAAGGATTTTGGCCTCTAATGTTCTTATTATCATCACATCTCTAGCATAGATTTCGAGAAATTCATTTAGAAGTTACCTTAAATTGTCATCAAATTAAATGGTTTTGAAGTCATCTTAATGTTCTTTTAATATTATTCTCCTCAGCATGGTATGATGATATGATGAtgctaatctttttttttttttttcttttttttttaataatatctttttgagaaacacacacacataggaGAGAGGAATGGAGTTTTAACACAAAAGTACACCATAAATTTTACTCAATAGTTATGTTATGATGATAATCTTAATAGAATGTTTCTTCAgcctaaaaattttaccttttgaAAACTTGCACCTTAAATCTTTGTCATTAGGAACCTTTTTGATATGACATTATGGTAAGAATCAAGTTGAAAAGCCAATCATAGGTCATGGTATGATGATAATATGGGCTTTTAACACGAAAACACACAATAAACTCTACTCAAAATTCATGATATGATAATGATAATCTTAACCTAATGTTTCTTCAACCTAAAAATTCTACATTTTGGAAATTGCacattaagggtccgtttggattgagcttatttttgctgaaactgaaaacatcgtagcgaaataatttttaaatatgtaaatagtgctgtgagacccatttttaatgaaaaaaattggtaaaaagtataatttgtgggtccataaaCAGTGCATCTGAGCACTGTTCATGGAAAATCTAGTCAACAACTGCGgcttggaaaagaaaaaaaaaaagaaaaaaggaaaacgcaGAAATAGTGAACGTGGACACGCAAATGTGCAATCCAAACACAgtctaagggtttgtttgggatccatttattttgttgaaagtattgtagataaagataaaagttaactAAAATGGTATAatgggacctatgaatagtgccaaaaagtgcagtgggaccaataaatagtagcaaaaataagttgaatagtaaaataagttggcaaagtaatgaaaattataaattattttactattcagcttatttttgctactattcatggatttactgtactttttagtattattcatga contains:
- the LOC126726013 gene encoding protein yippee-like At5g53940 is translated as MGRLFLVDLEGRAYRCRFCVSDLALADDVLSRSFSCNQGRAYLFSNVVNITLGRQEERMMLSGMHTVEDIFCCSCGQYLGWKYVTVHEKSQKYKEGKFVLERWRIVDEVTEEFNLDTRPSSSDAENA